The DNA segment GCGGCGGGCATCCGCGTTCATCAACGGCTTCGGCGGGCGACTGACCGAGCGGCAGCTCGCCGTCGTATTGGGTGCTGTCAACGCGCACTTCCCCGTGCTCGGAGACGAGCCGGTGCCGCTCGACCTGAGCGTTGCCGAGCCGGTGCTCGACGAGCCGGCCCTGCTGACCGTCGATGAGGTGGCCGAGACGTTCCTGGCCGGGATGCTCGCCGCCCCGATCGAGGAGTGGATGGCCTTTCTGCACCCCGATCAGGCGCGGCTCGTGCGGCGCAGCTTCTCGGGGCCGGCGAGAATCCGCGGCGCCGCGGGAACCGGCAAGACGGTGGTGGGGCTGCATCGGGCGGCGTACTTGGCGCGAGCATCCACGGGCCGGGTGGTGGTGACGACGTTCGTGAAGACGCTGCCGGCGGTGCTCGGCTCGCTGCTGCACCGGCTGGCGCCCGACGTGGTCGAGCGGGTCGAATTCACGGGCGTGCATTCCTTTGCGGTGCGCGTGCTGCGCGAGCGCGGGCAGCGGGTCAGCCTCGACCTCGGGGCGGCGAACCAGGCCTTCAACTACGCCTGGAACCGCGCGGGCAAAGACGGCCCCCTCGGCGAGCTCGACCCGAACAGCCGCTACTGGCGCGACGAGATCGCGAAGGTCATCAAGGGTCGCGGGCTGTCGACGTTTGAGCAGTACGCCGACCTGCCGCGTGCCGGGCGCCGCCGCCCGCTACGCATCGAGCAGCGCCGGGCGGTGTGGCAGCTGCATCTCGCCTACGAGGGGGCGCTGCGCGAGCGCGGCCTGGTCGACTTCGAAGACCTCATCCTGCGCGCCGAGGCCTCGCTGCGTGAGACCCCGATGCAGGGCGTCGACCACGTCATCATCGACGAGGCCCAAGACCTCTCGTGCGCGATGCTGCGCATGCTGCACGCTGTTGTCGGCGATCGCCCCGACGGCCTGACGCTGATTGGCGACGGCCAGCAAACGATCTACCCCGGCGGATACTCCCTCGCCGAGGCGGGCATCTCGGTGGCCGGCCGCGGCGTCGTGCTCGCCACCAACTACCGCAACACGCGCGAGATCGCTCTTTTCGCCTCGGCCGTCGTGGAGGGCGACGAGTTCGTCGACCTCGAAGGCGGCCCCGGCCGGGCGGATGCTGCCGCCGAGGTCATCCGCACCGGCCCGTCACCCACGCTGCACTCGTTCGCGTCGCTCGCTCTTCATGACGCGGCGCTCGTGTCGCACGTACGGACGCTGGTAGCCTCCGACGTCGACCCCGGTGACATCGGCGTGCTGACCGCCACGAATCGGGATGCTCTCGCCCTGCTCGGCCACGTCCCGCTGAGTGGTGGTCTTTCGTTTCCACGCGATGATCAGCTGGCTGCAGTCTAGGCGGCCGTGATCTCGGGCAGCATCACCGCGTCCTCGACCGAGCTGGTGGCGGTGAGTTCGGCCATGGACGCTTCGGAAAAGTAACGGCGGTCGCCAGCTTCCCATTCGTCGTGCTGCTCGATCAAAACGGCGCCGGTCAGGCGCAGCAGGCTGGCAGTGTTCGGGAACACTCCGACGACGTCGGTGCGACGTTTGATCTCACGGTTCAGCCGTTCCAGCGGATTCGTCGACCAGATCTGCCGCCAATGCCGGGCGGGGAAGTGCTTGAACGCCAGCACGTCGGCTCGGGCATCGTGGAGCATCTGGGCAGCCTTGGGGTGAACGCGGTCGATCATGCGAGCAACCTCCTCGAACTGCGCGTCAATATGCTCAGCGTCGGGTTGGGCGAAGATCGTGCGGATGATCGAGGCCACCATCTCCTGCCGACCCTTAGGCAGGACGGTGAGCACGTTGCGCATGAAATGCACGCGGCACCGCTGCCAGGCCGCTCCCTGCACCACCACCGCGATAGCTGCTTTCAAACCCGCGTGCGCGTCGGAGATCACCAGCTTCACCCCGGAAAGCCCTCGAGCTTTCAACGATCGCAGGAACGCTTTCCAGAACTCCTCCGTTTCGCTGTCGCCCACGTCAAAGCCGAGCACCTGACGGTGCCCGTCAGCGGTGATCCCGATCGCGACCACAACCGCTTGAGACACCACCCGCCCGTCGATGCGAACCTTGCAATAGGTGGCGTCCAAGAAGACGTAGGGGTAGGCGATCTGAGACAGGGATCGGTCGCGGAATGCCGCAACCGTCGCGTCCAGGCCGGCGCAGATGCGAGACACCTCGGACTTCGAGATGCCCGTGTCGGCGCCGAGCGCCTTGACCAGATCGTCAACCTTGCGGGTGGAGACGCCGTGCAGGTAGGCCTCCATCACCACGGCGAACAGCGCCTGATCGACCCGGCGGCGCCGCTCCAACAACGACGGAAAGAAACTGCCGGCCCGCAGCTTCGGGATCCGCAACTCCAGATCTCCCGCAGTGGTCGACAGGGTGCGCAACCTCGCCCCGTTGCGAGTCGCAACGCGCTCGGCGGTGCGCTCGTAGGGTCCGGCGCCGATCACCGACGCGGCTTCGGCGTCGATCAGTTCTTGGTAGAGCCGTTCGGTCATCTGACGGATGCGGTCGGTGGTGTCGGTGAGTTTCAGCTCGGCGAGCAGCTGAAGCAGGGCAGACTGATTGAGGGCCATCGTGCGATCTCCTGTCGTGAGTAACTTGGTCGTTCTCACTGACCATCGCACGGTGGCCCCTCACGTCAACGACACGACGCTCAGGACCGGAAAGTCCACCACCCCACGGGACTCAGGCCCCTGCTCGCCGCGCTGCGCGCCAGCGGCTTCGGCGTCATCGAGCTGGAGAGCTATTCGGGTGTCGCCGCTCCCCTAGTGAAAGTCGGAACGATCAAGCGGGCCAAGGGCCTCGAGTTCAAGCAGGTGCTGCTGGCCAGGGTCGACGGGTCACTGCTGGCCCCAGTTGCCGAGGGGCTCGACGAGGGAGCGGCCGAAGCGCGCGAGATTGCGCGGCGCGAGTTGTACGTCGGGATGACCCGCGCTCGCGATGGGCTGTGGGTTGGGTCGACTGCTCACTGACGCCGGCGACGTGTTCGCACCGGTCCCACCGCGCTTCAGGTGTCCAGGCCTAGGGCATCGCGCATAAGGGCAACGATTCCCTTGACTTCACGTTCATCCGCCTCCGGGGTGCGCAAAGATCGAGGCTCGAACAGACGCAAAGGGGCTCGCGTCGTGGGAAAGAACTGGAGACTCCCGACGACTCCCCGGTGAGACAGAACCGCAACGTCAATAGGCGGCCACTCCTGATAAGTCGGCGTTTCGCCGACGGCCGCGTCGAGAACTCTGCGACGGTCAATGAATTGCATAACCCCGCGGCCCGGTCGGGATGGACCCACACAAAGCCCTTTGGGCCCGACGGCAAGGATCGCGGCTGGCGGTACGGTCAGGGTTGAGACGTTCTGGGCAGCAGCCAGGGTTTGTTCGAGATCAGGAGCCTTGAGGATGGCAACGATCACCGCAGGCTCCCCGACCATTTCAGCCACGGCCTTCTCTGCAGCCAGCAGAGAGTTGCGGCTCAAGGGCTCGCCAGAGTTGCTCTCGAAGATCGATCCGAAAATGGCCGTGACGAGAAGAACCGCGCCTCCGATCCACAGCAGCCTCTGTTCTATCGGCAGCCCGTCGGTCAGAATCACAGCGGGCCAGACCGCTAGTCCGAATCCGATCATGCTGGCGAACCAGGCCCGCCGCTGCTGCTTGTGGTAGGTCAGACCCATCGCGGTTTGCGGACGTTCGCGAGTCGTCATGGTCCCAGCCTAAGGCTGGCCATCCGAGGCTGCGCGGCGCCTCCCGCTATTGATGACGTCAGCCAACCGGCAGATGCTCGACAACCTCCCCGCCGACAACGCGCTCGACGCTTCGCACGTGCCGCACGATGTCGGGCACACTCCCGAGCACGGTCAACTCCTTCACGTCAGGCCGGTCGGCCCTCACCGGTGCCGCCCGATGCGGATGCGGGTAGTCGGCGATCTTCACGAACGTGTCGCTGCCGCGCGGCGTCTTGCTGTGCGGCTGCGCGAAGCCAGAGTTGATGCGGCACAGCTCGATCCGATCTTCGTGCACGGCGACGAGGCTGGCCGTGTCGATCACCAGCACCAGGCTCGGAGTGCTGCGGTACCGCCGAGCCCCGACCAGACCATCAACCTGCCCACGCTGCAAGAAGAAGAACACCCGCTCGTTGAGCGTCTGCAGCCACTGCTCGACCGTCAGGTCGGTGAGGCTGTCTCTCAACGACGTCTCGTTGAGCGGCCCTTGATCGCGCACGACAGCCGACCCGAGAACGGGATGCTCAAGCACCGTGCCTTCCGCCCGCACAGTGGTCAGCAGCTCACGCCGTCGAGCGTCGTCGACCTCCCACTTATCGAGCACGGCCGCCGTGCTGAGCAGCCCGTGCTCCCGAATGCTAGGCCAGCTTCCGTCGACCGCCGTGTGAAACAGGAACGGATAGAGCCGCACAAGCTCAGAAGTCAGCACGGCCCGACTGTAGCGCCGCGCTGCCCGGCCGGGCGGATGCTGCCGCCGAGGTCATCCGCACCGGCCCGTCACCCGCGCTGCACTCGTTCTCGTCGCTCGCCGCGCACGACGCCGCCCTCATCTCGCACGTGCGCACGCTGGTCGCTTCGGGCGTCGACCCCGGTGACATCGGCGTGCTGACGGCCACGAATCGGGATGCTCTCTCCCTGCTCGCCGCGCTGCGCGCCGCCGACTTCGGCGTCATCGAGCTCGAGAGCTACGCGGGCGCCCCCGCTCCCCTAGTGAAGGTCGGAACGATCAAGCGCGCCAAGGGCCTCGAGTTCAAGCAGGTGCTGCTGGCGCGAGTCGATGGGTCGCTGCTGGCCCCGGTTGCCGAGGGGCTCGACGACGGAGCGGCTGAAGCGCGCGAGATTGCGCGGCGGGAGTTGTACGTCGGGATGACCCGCGCCCGCGATGGGTTGTGGGTTGGGTCTGTGTGAGTCATCGCGCAATTCGGCCACGTCCCGCTGAGTGGTGGTCTTTCGTTTCCACGCGATGATCAGCTGGCTGCAGTCTAGGCGGCCGTGATCTCGGGCAGCATCACCGCGTCCTCGACCGAGCTGGTGGCGGTGAGTTCGGCCATGGACGCTTCGGAAAAGTAACGGCGGTCGCCAGCTTCCCATTCGTCGTGCTGCTCGATCAAAACGGCGCCGGTCAGGCGCAGCAGGCTGGCAGTGTTCGGGAACACTCCGACGACGTCGGTGCGACGTTTGATCTCACGGTTCAGCCGTTCCAGCGGATTCGTCGACCAGATCTGCCGCCAATGCCGGGCGGGGAAGTGCTTGAACGCCAGCACGTCGGCTCGGGCATCGTGGAGCATCTGGGCAGCCTTGGGGTGAACGCGGTCGATCATGCGAGCAACCTCCTCGAACTGCGCGTCAATATGCTCAGCGTCGGGTTGGGCGAAGATCGTGCGGATGATCGAGGCCACCATCTCCTGCCGACCCTTAGGCAGGACGGTGAGCACGTTGCGCATGAAATGCACGCGGCACCGCTGCCAGGCCGCTCCCTGCACCACCACCGCGATAGCTGCTTTCAAACCCGCGTGCGCGTCGGAGATCACCAGCTTCACCCCGGAAAGCCCTCGAGCTTTCAACGATCGCAGGAACGCTTTCCAGAACTCCTCCGTTTCGCTGTCGCCCACGTCAAAGCCGAGCACCTGACGGTGCCCGTCAGCGGTGATCCCGATCGCGACCACAACCGCTTGAGACACCACCCGCCCGTCGATGCGAACCTTGCAATAGGTGGCGTCCAAGAAGACGTAGGGGTAGGCGATCTGAGACAGGGATCGGTCGCGGAATGCCGCAACCGTCGCGTCCAGGCCGGCGCAGATGCGAGACACCTCGGACTTCGAGATGCCCGTGTCGGCGCCGAGCGCCTTGACCAGATCGTCAACCTTGCGGGTGGAGACGCCGTGCAGGTAGGCCTCCATCACCACGGCGAACAGCGCCTGATCGACCCGGCGGCGCCGCTCCAACAACGACGGAAAGAAACTGCCGGCCCGCAGCTTCGGGATCCGCAACTCCAGATCTCCCGCAGTGGTCGACAGGGTGCGCAACCTCGCCCCGTTGCGAGTCGCAACGCGCTCGGCGGTGCGCTCGTAGGGTCCGGCGCCGATCACCGACGCGGCTTCGGCGTCGATCAGTTCTTGGTAGAGCCGTTCGGTCATCTGACGGATGCGGTCGGTGGTGTCGGTGAGTTTCAGCTCGGCGAGCAGCTGAAGCAGGGCAGACTGATTGAGGGCCATCGTGCGATCTCCTGTCGTGAGTAACTTGGTCGTTCTCACTGACCATCGCACGGTGGCCCCTCACGTCAACGACACGACGCTCAGGACCGGAAAGTCCACCACCCCACGGGACTCAGGCAACCCAGGGGACGCCACCACTCTGCCTGCCTGCACCGTGCCCTCGTGGGTCTTCTCGAGCGCGTCGGGATGTCGCGCCAACGCAGCATCGGCTGTGGCAACCGGCGCACAATTGCAAGAGCAAATGCTTCGAGCCCATTCGCCACGAATGACTCGACCTGCGGACCCTAGCGTTGACACGCTCGAGTGCCTGGCGAGCGAGTCATCCAATGGGGCCCAGCGCAAGGAGAGCCCTGGAGATAACGACCGCAGAGGAGTCCAACAAGAGCTACCTTGCCTCAAGGCGGCGTCAGGGTCAGCTGATCCGCAAAGACCTAAGCCGAAACCACGACTGGCGCTATTGGACCACCCTGATACCCCTTATGCACCTGACCGCGAACTTGATCTGTCGTCGCTTCGTCTCCCCATACGTGCCACCCCGGCCTGGGGTGCCGAGCGAATAGTTCCAAGTAAGGACCGGGAGAGCAAGCCTCAATGAGGTCGTATTGCTCGTCCGGCTTTCGTGAGTGCTCTCGTTTCCGAGTCTCCAACATGTTGACCTGCGAACGACCCGGAGGCAGAGTCCGCATTCGACCCCTTACTCCAAAAAGTATCAGTTCCGTGACGTTCCGAAAGTAGAACCCGACGCCTCGACCATCCGGGCCACCGTCCGCACGTCTCTTTGCCCAGACAATGTTCGACACATACCTGTAGCCCCAGGATTCCATGACGGCTAGCCCCTCAGGGAGAAGGGCATTCGGAACCCAAAGGTAAAGGTGAGAATTCTCCGCAGCATGGGAACCGACCGGCAGGTTCTTGATTGCGTCCAAATCCATGGTGTCGTAACGGTCGAGCCGACGATGCTCAGGGGCGACCTTCCCGGTGCGATTGGCGAATCTCCAGGGCGGGTCAGCCAGCACCGTCTGAAAGCCACCTTCGACTACCGGGAGCGGGTCAGGGGGCGTAGCAAGTGTGTCTGCTCGAAGTGGCGTGGCCATGATCACCGACTCTAGTTCAGGCCTCCGACTGCGCTAGGGC comes from the Microcella frigidaquae genome and includes:
- a CDS encoding UvrD-helicase domain-containing protein; the protein is MGQAGASAGVEARRQSALATELDRRAAEARAAAERWMIAHRTERQVAGTLAPLTACGYTFLHDRGWPGARRGSRSQIDHVLVGPGGVFIVDTKSWRDVTVAGGRIFRGQADVTDDLSGLADVGVGTEGVLAELGLAPGEVHVVVVLAGSAMDPVPLASLGGLVVVGERRASAFINGFGGRLTERQLAVVLGAVNAHFPVLGDEPVPLDLSVAEPVLDEPALLTVDEVAETFLAGMLAAPIEEWMAFLHPDQARLVRRSFSGPARIRGAAGTGKTVVGLHRAAYLARASTGRVVVTTFVKTLPAVLGSLLHRLAPDVVERVEFTGVHSFAVRVLRERGQRVSLDLGAANQAFNYAWNRAGKDGPLGELDPNSRYWRDEIAKVIKGRGLSTFEQYADLPRAGRRRPLRIEQRRAVWQLHLAYEGALRERGLVDFEDLILRAEASLRETPMQGVDHVIIDEAQDLSCAMLRMLHAVVGDRPDGLTLIGDGQQTIYPGGYSLAEAGISVAGRGVVLATNYRNTREIALFASAVVEGDEFVDLEGGPGRADAAAEVIRTGPSPTLHSFASLALHDAALVSHVRTLVASDVDPGDIGVLTATNRDALALLGHVPLSGGLSFPRDDQLAAV
- a CDS encoding IS256 family transposase translates to MALNQSALLQLLAELKLTDTTDRIRQMTERLYQELIDAEAASVIGAGPYERTAERVATRNGARLRTLSTTAGDLELRIPKLRAGSFFPSLLERRRRVDQALFAVVMEAYLHGVSTRKVDDLVKALGADTGISKSEVSRICAGLDATVAAFRDRSLSQIAYPYVFLDATYCKVRIDGRVVSQAVVVAIGITADGHRQVLGFDVGDSETEEFWKAFLRSLKARGLSGVKLVISDAHAGLKAAIAVVVQGAAWQRCRVHFMRNVLTVLPKGRQEMVASIIRTIFAQPDAEHIDAQFEEVARMIDRVHPKAAQMLHDARADVLAFKHFPARHWRQIWSTNPLERLNREIKRRTDVVGVFPNTASLLRLTGAVLIEQHDEWEAGDRRYFSEASMAELTATSSVEDAVMLPEITAA
- a CDS encoding 3'-5' exonuclease — encoded protein: MKVGTIKRAKGLEFKQVLLARVDGSLLAPVAEGLDEGAAEAREIARRELYVGMTRARDGLWVGSTAH
- a CDS encoding DUF7002 family protein, with amino-acid sequence MLTSELVRLYPFLFHTAVDGSWPSIREHGLLSTAAVLDKWEVDDARRRELLTTVRAEGTVLEHPVLGSAVVRDQGPLNETSLRDSLTDLTVEQWLQTLNERVFFFLQRGQVDGLVGARRYRSTPSLVLVIDTASLVAVHEDRIELCRINSGFAQPHSKTPRGSDTFVKIADYPHPHRAAPVRADRPDVKELTVLGSVPDIVRHVRSVERVVGGEVVEHLPVG
- a CDS encoding 3'-5' exonuclease; this translates as MRTLVASGVDPGDIGVLTATNRDALSLLAALRAADFGVIELESYAGAPAPLVKVGTIKRAKGLEFKQVLLARVDGSLLAPVAEGLDDGAAEAREIARRELYVGMTRARDGLWVGSV
- a CDS encoding MT-A70 family methyltransferase produces the protein MATPLRADTLATPPDPLPVVEGGFQTVLADPPWRFANRTGKVAPEHRRLDRYDTMDLDAIKNLPVGSHAAENSHLYLWVPNALLPEGLAVMESWGYRYVSNIVWAKRRADGGPDGRGVGFYFRNVTELILFGVRGRMRTLPPGRSQVNMLETRKREHSRKPDEQYDLIEACSPGPYLELFARHPRPGWHVWGDEATTDQVRGQVHKGYQGGPIAPVVVSA